The Chryseobacterium sp. G0186 genome includes the window CTACAACGCAAACCATTAATGTAGGAGTAGGAGTGTATTGGGTACAACTTACAACAGGAGAATGTGTTACCACACAAATGGTAAAGGTAATCCCATCTGAGCAGCCTGTTGTTTCCGGTATTGATGTTACCAATAACATGATCACAGTATCCGTAATTGGAGGAACGCCACCGTACAAATACTCGCTGGATAATATTGTTTGGCAGGATTCTAATATTTTCAGTAATCTTCCAAGAGGAGATCATAAAATATTTGTAAAAGATGGCTATGATTGTGATCCTATTGAAATTGGAGTTGTTGTTCCCAACCTGATTAATGTAATTACTCCGAATGCAGATGGAGCTAATGATGTGATCGATTATTCTGCATTGGCTGGTAAGCAAAACCTTGTTATAAACATTTACGACAGATATGGAACAAAAATTCATCAGGCAGATAAGCTTAATGGCTATAAATGGGACGGAACCATTGGTGGCAGAAGAGCACCTACCGGAACCTATTGGTATTCTGTACTGTGGAATGAAAATAATAAGAAAAATACACCTGTCAAATTTACAGGCTGGGTATTGGTTAAAAATAGAGAATAACCATATATCATAAATATAAGACATAGATAAAACCACTTCGGAAGAGGTGGTTTTTACCTTTTAATTTTTTTACATTAGTTACCAAAATAGAAAGAATGAAAGACCTTTTTGTAAAACGTTTTGAGTACTATAAATCCCTTGGTGACAAAACGTTTAACCAGTTGTCTGACGAACAGATATTCTGGCAGTATAACGAAGAAAGTAACTCCATTGCGGTAATTGTACAGCATGTTGCAGGAAATATGCTGTCGAGATGGACTAATTTTTTAACTGAAGATGGTGAAAAATCCTGGCGCCATCGTGATGAGGAATTTGTAAGCGGGTTCAAAACAAAAACTGAAGTTATTGAATTCTGGGAAAAAGGATGGACGTGTTTTTTTAATGCCTTAGATCAGATCAATGATGAAAATCTTTACGCAACCATTTATATCCGAGGAGAAGGTCATTCTGTTATTGATGCCGTCTGCAGACAGTTGGCTCATTATCCTTACCATATCGGACAAATCATTTATATCGCTAAAATGATCAAAAATAATGACTGGAATACTCTTTCCATTGCCAGAAATAGGTCGCAAGAGTTTAATAATGAAATGAAAAACAAATTTCTGAGTGAAGAACAGGATACGAATTCATCACCTGTCTGCTTCCAAAACAGTCCTGAAGTAAGGGATGAATATAAACAATAGATTGAATCAATCTTGGATTCTTATTAAAATTACTATCTTTGCACCCATAAAATTCAGGAGTAACAAATGTCTACTTTTCACAGAACTGCCGCGTTTCATACACTGGGCTGCAAATTAAACTTTGCAGAAACATCTACTATTGCCCGTCAATTAACAGATGCAGGTTATGATAAGGTAAGTTTTGATGAAAAAGCAAATGTGTATGTAATCAATACCTGCTCGGTAACAGAAAATGCTGACCGTGAATGTAAGCTGCATGTGAAAAGAGCAATGAAAGCCAATCCTGAGGGACTTGTTGTTATTGTTGGATGCTATGCACAGCTTAAGCCTGAAGAGATTTCACAGATTAATGGTGTAGACCTTGTCCTGGGAGCGAAGGAAAAATTCAATATTCTAAGCTACCTTGACGATTTGGAGAAAACCGATCATGAAGGAATTGTTCATTCTTGTGAAATAGAAGAAACCGATTTCTTTATCGGAAGTTATTCTATTGGTGACAGAACCAGAGCTTTCCTGAAAGTACAGGACGGTTGTGATTATAAATGTACCTACTGTACCATTCCGTTGGCAAGAGGAATTTCTCGCTCAGACACCATCGAAAATGTTCTGAAAAATGCTACAGAAATTGCAGCTAAAGATATCAAAGAGATTGTTCTTACAGGGGTAAATATCGGGGACTATGGTAAAGGTGAATTCGGTAACAAAAGACACGAACATACTTTCCTGGATCTTATTTCTGAACTTGATAAAGTAGAGGGAATCGAAAGAATCCGTATCTCTTCCATTGAACCTAATCTTTTAAAGGATGAAAGTATAGAACTGGTTTCCAAAAGCAGAAGCTTTGTTCCGCATTTTCATATTCCGTTGCAGTCCGGATGCGATGATTTATTGAAAAAAATGAAACGTCGTTATCTGACCAAGCTGTACAATGACAGAGTCAACAAGATTCGTGAGGTAATGCCTGACGCTGCTATTGGTGTGGATGTTATTGTAGGATTCCCCGGAGAAACAGAGGAAAGATTTATGGAAACATATAATTTCCTTAATGAACTTCCTATTACTTATCTTCACGTATTTACTTATTCTGAAAGAGAAAATACAGAAGCGGTAGGAATGGATGGAGTAGTTCCTATTGCCGAAAGAAAAAAACGTAATAAAATGCTTAGAATTCTTTCCGAAAAGAAGAAAATGGCATTTTATCAGACACAGCTTGGAAAAACGCTTCCGGTACTTTGGGAGCATGAAAATAAAGACGGGAAAATGTTTGGCTTCACAGAAAACTATGTGAGAGTCCAGAAAGACTTTGATCCTGCATTCGTTAATCAGATTGAATTTCTAAATTTAGAAAAAATCCTGTCAGATGGCACGGTTTCAGTGCAATCCTCCTACCAAAATTTTTTAGCAAAAGCATAGGCTCTTTGCAAAATTTCCACTAAATTTATTTTTAACTTTAAATACTAGATTCATGAGAGATAAGTTTTTATCTTGGGGAATTGTATTAGTACTCGCTACATGGACTGTAGCGTTACTGATCAGAGCGCATTATTGGATACCTACACTGTTATCCGCTATTTATGCATTGGGTGTTTACAATGCTTACCAATCGAAACATGCTATTTTGAGGAACTTTCCTGTATTGGGATACTTCAGGTACTTTTTCGAAAGTATTTCACCAGAGATGCAGCAGTATTTCATTGAAAGGGAGACCGATGGGAAACCTTTTCCAAGAAATCAGCGTTCTGCAGTATACAGACGTGCTAAAAACCTAAGCGATACCGTTGCTTTTGGTACACAGCTGGAAGTTAACCACAGAAAATATGAGGGGATCAAGCATTCTATTTATGCTAAATCACCATCAGAAGAACTTCCGAGAGTCTGGGTAGGAGGAGAACAATGTACACAGCCTTACCATGCGTCTTTATTTAATATTTCAGCGATGAGTTTCGGGGCATTAAGTGACAGGGCACAGATTTCACTGAACAGAGGTGCCAAGAAAGGAAATTTTTATCATAATACCGGAGAAGGAGGGATTTCACCTTACCATATGGAAGGAGGTGATTTATGCTGGCAGATTGGAACCGGATACTTTGGATGTCGTGATGAGGAAGGAAAATTTAATCCTGAATTATTCAAAAAATATTCAACACTTCCCAACGTGAAAATGGTGGAAATTAAATTGTCACAAGGGGCAAAGCCTGGTCACGGAGGAGTACTTCCCGGAGTGAAAAATACACCTGAAATTGCTGGAATACGTCACGTCACTCCTGGGATGACTGTTATTTCACCACCATCACATACATCTTTCTCGGATGCTGCGGGGTTGTTGAGGTTTGTCCAGGAATTAAGAGAACTTTCAGGA containing:
- a CDS encoding DUF1572 domain-containing protein — protein: MKDLFVKRFEYYKSLGDKTFNQLSDEQIFWQYNEESNSIAVIVQHVAGNMLSRWTNFLTEDGEKSWRHRDEEFVSGFKTKTEVIEFWEKGWTCFFNALDQINDENLYATIYIRGEGHSVIDAVCRQLAHYPYHIGQIIYIAKMIKNNDWNTLSIARNRSQEFNNEMKNKFLSEEQDTNSSPVCFQNSPEVRDEYKQ
- the mtaB gene encoding tRNA (N(6)-L-threonylcarbamoyladenosine(37)-C(2))-methylthiotransferase MtaB, with the translated sequence MSTFHRTAAFHTLGCKLNFAETSTIARQLTDAGYDKVSFDEKANVYVINTCSVTENADRECKLHVKRAMKANPEGLVVIVGCYAQLKPEEISQINGVDLVLGAKEKFNILSYLDDLEKTDHEGIVHSCEIEETDFFIGSYSIGDRTRAFLKVQDGCDYKCTYCTIPLARGISRSDTIENVLKNATEIAAKDIKEIVLTGVNIGDYGKGEFGNKRHEHTFLDLISELDKVEGIERIRISSIEPNLLKDESIELVSKSRSFVPHFHIPLQSGCDDLLKKMKRRYLTKLYNDRVNKIREVMPDAAIGVDVIVGFPGETEERFMETYNFLNELPITYLHVFTYSERENTEAVGMDGVVPIAERKKRNKMLRILSEKKKMAFYQTQLGKTLPVLWEHENKDGKMFGFTENYVRVQKDFDPAFVNQIEFLNLEKILSDGTVSVQSSYQNFLAKA
- a CDS encoding FMN-binding glutamate synthase family protein, with product MRDKFLSWGIVLVLATWTVALLIRAHYWIPTLLSAIYALGVYNAYQSKHAILRNFPVLGYFRYFFESISPEMQQYFIERETDGKPFPRNQRSAVYRRAKNLSDTVAFGTQLEVNHRKYEGIKHSIYAKSPSEELPRVWVGGEQCTQPYHASLFNISAMSFGALSDRAQISLNRGAKKGNFYHNTGEGGISPYHMEGGDLCWQIGTGYFGCRDEEGKFNPELFKKYSTLPNVKMVEIKLSQGAKPGHGGVLPGVKNTPEIAGIRHVTPGMTVISPPSHTSFSDAAGLLRFVQELRELSGGKPVGFKLCIGDTKEFEDICVQMNVLKIYPDFITIDGAEGGTGAAPPEFSDGVGMPLEPALIFVNRTLNNYNLRHKLRVIASGKVLTSLDILRAVAMGADMCNNARGFMFSLGCIQALRCNSNNCPTGVATQDKMLIKGLDVTDKAERVYHFHKNTLHTCNELIAAAGRSSYEEVDATMFMRGDEFDHLADLYFPDILGNVKQKARS